The following coding sequences lie in one Spinacia oleracea cultivar Varoflay chromosome 1, BTI_SOV_V1, whole genome shotgun sequence genomic window:
- the LOC110795128 gene encoding F-box/kelch-repeat protein At3g06240 isoform X1 encodes MSANKMEEEEEEQSKMLPEDLIVEVFLRLPAKSVGRFRCVSNRWNYLLTQPQFVKSHLNLTKQHPTTEESLILISHDPMNSYSTQLNNDHHLFDKMICFATKLTFEDHRFYPSDSLYGSCDGLILNLDYNRKKLFLINPTTREIKELSSLPYAVDHFLCFTMYGLGYDSISDDYRVIMISHYVPGIKFCYNEKFFNVYSVGNGTWKRVDSSLYHHTITYPAAGVFVDGSIHWLARRTVDDSYVIAAFDLGEGKFHELPLPSLVDTNKYVLGDFDEAFGKLVSLGGYLWFLCGVPKFLRRRIPKFLDECQTIDAWMMKEYGVQESWTKIFLNDEPDSLFV; translated from the coding sequence ATGTCTGCAAATAAgatggaagaagaagaagaagaacaatCGAAGATGCTTCCAGAAGATTTGATAGTTGAGGTTTTCTTGAGGCTTCCTGCTAAATCCGTTGGCCGATTTCGTTGCGTCTCAAATCGGTGGAATTATCTTCTAACCCAACCCCAATTCGTCAAATCCCATCTTAATCTAACCAAACAACACCCAACAACAGAGGAATCACTCATCCTTATTTCCCATGATCCAATGAACTCATATTCTACCCAGTTGAACAATGACCACCACCTGTTCGACAAAATGATTTGTTTTGCtacaaaactcacttttgaggATCATCGCTTTTATCCATCAGATTCGCTGTATGGTTCTTGTGATGGGTTAATCTTAAACCTGGATTATAATCGAAAGAAGTTGTTTCTGATCAATCCAACAACACGGGAAATAAAGGAACTGTCGAGCTTGCCTTATGCTGTTGATCATTTTCTTTGTTTCACCATGTATGGACTTGGGTATGATTCAATTAGTGATGATTATAGGGTTATTATGATTTCTCATTATGTTCCTGGGATTAAATTTTGTTATAATGAGAAGTTCTTTAATGTTTATTCAGTTGGAAATGGTACTTGGAAGAGAGTTGACAGTTCACTATATCATCATACTATAACTTATCCTGCAGCAGGCGTTTTTGTTGATGGCAGTATCCATTGGCTGGCTAGAAGAACTGTGGATGACTCATACGTTATTGCAGCATTTGATCTTGGGGAAGGGAAATTTCATGAATTGCCACTTCCTAGTTTGGTCGACACTAACAAGTATGTGTTGGGTGATTTTGATGAAGCGTTCGGTAAACTGGTGTCGCTTGGAGGGTATCTTTGGTTTCTTTGCGGGGTCCCAAAATTCTTGAGACGCAGGATCCCAAAATTCTTGGATGAATGTCAAACAATTGATGCTTGGATGATGAAAGAATATGGTGTCCAAGAATCTTGGACTAAAATCTTTCTCAATGATGAGCCAGACTCATTGTTTGTATAA
- the LOC110795128 gene encoding F-box/kelch-repeat protein At3g06240 isoform X2: protein MSANKMEEEEEEQSKMLPEDLIVEVFLRLPAKSVGRFRCVSNRWNYLLTQPQFVKSHLNLTKQHPTTEESLILISHDPMNSYSTQLNNDHHLFDKMICFATKLTFEDHRFYPSDSLYGSCDGLILNLDYNRKKLFLINPTTREIKELSSLPYAVDHFLCFTMYGLGWKWYLEES, encoded by the exons ATGTCTGCAAATAAgatggaagaagaagaagaagaacaatCGAAGATGCTTCCAGAAGATTTGATAGTTGAGGTTTTCTTGAGGCTTCCTGCTAAATCCGTTGGCCGATTTCGTTGCGTCTCAAATCGGTGGAATTATCTTCTAACCCAACCCCAATTCGTCAAATCCCATCTTAATCTAACCAAACAACACCCAACAACAGAGGAATCACTCATCCTTATTTCCCATGATCCAATGAACTCATATTCTACCCAGTTGAACAATGACCACCACCTGTTCGACAAAATGATTTGTTTTGCtacaaaactcacttttgaggATCATCGCTTTTATCCATCAGATTCGCTGTATGGTTCTTGTGATGGGTTAATCTTAAACCTGGATTATAATCGAAAGAAGTTGTTTCTGATCAATCCAACAACACGGGAAATAAAGGAACTGTCGAGCTTGCCTTATGCTGTTGATCATTTTCTTTGTTTCACCATGTATGGACTTGG TTGGAAATGGTACTTGGAAGAGAGTTGA